CTCAGTTGCAATCCCCCGCGTTCGAGTGCGCGGGTCTTGCTATTGTCCATATCTATGCGTGGTTGGGGCAGTTCGCCGCCCAATACCGCGCGTTCTCGCTCTTTTCGCGCTTCTTCGGGATTTTTTTGCAATACATCCACAAAGCTAAAGGGGTTGTCGGTGGTTCCCTGCGTACGGTCTGCGCTTTGCGTCTCACTGCGCGGCTTCCCCTGCGCTGGTGCCGCTATATTTTTAGCCTGTGATATGCCATCGGAAAATGGTAAGTGGCTTTCGGGTAAGGGGACCGTTTGTTGATCGCGAGAGATGTTATCGCGCTCTGCGAGCAAAGGGGTTTCTTCGGGCGGTGCGTCGTCTCGATTTTGGGGCACATCGACAAATTCAAATGTCAGGGGCGGTGATGCGGGTATTTTTTCTGGTTGCGGTACAATGATCGCAGAGTGCCATAGCGGGTTCTCCATGAGCAGGAACATAATGTGCAGCAGAATGGCTGCGGTATAAGCCCAGAGGTATGGATTGTTGAGTCGCGTTGCCATATACCCATTCTGCCTTTACTATTTTAGTTTGCTTCTGCGACTTCAATTGCTCGCGAATGTATTTTTGCCCACATGCCCTGGAATAAAGACATTCCCCCCACATAAAAAAAGCCAGAGGCAAACAAAATCAGGAATGGTACGGGGAAGTACAGCCCTTTGGCAATCGAATACGCCATGGCACCCAGCAGATAAAGGCCGAGTCCAATTTCCAAAAATGCAGTTATATTTTTTTTCAGGGCGTAATTTTTGCGATACCAATTTCCATTTCGTCCGATAACGCGATACTTAGGGGTGCGGTTGAATGCGGTCTCGTGCCCCCGCAGA
The DNA window shown above is from Gemmatimonadota bacterium and carries:
- a CDS encoding energy transducer TonB, encoding MATRLNNPYLWAYTAAILLHIMFLLMENPLWHSAIIVPQPEKIPASPPLTFEFVDVPQNRDDAPPEETPLLAERDNISRDQQTVPLPESHLPFSDGISQAKNIAAPAQGKPRSETQSADRTQGTTDNPFSFVDVLQKNPEEARKERERAVLGGELPQPRIDMDNSKTRALERGGLQLSTYAWNFAPYMQYLKRHIDRHIYPPRAFELGMIDGKTIVKFRIWRDGRLEGPELIDYEGHYLLRDTSLKAIELSAPFKALPPDFPEEYLDITGTFEYLIFGKGQRR